The following are encoded together in the Humulus lupulus chromosome 5, drHumLupu1.1, whole genome shotgun sequence genome:
- the LOC133778214 gene encoding adenine phosphoribosyltransferase 3: protein MSAYKDEDPRIHGIKTKIRVVPNFPKPGIMFQDITTLLLDPKAFKDTIDLFVERYKGKNISVVAGIEARGFIFGPPIALAIGAKFVPLRKPRKLPGDVIFEEYTLEYGRDRLEMHVGAVKPGEHALVVDDLIATGGTLRAAMNLLERVGAEVVECACVIELPDLQGRERLHGKPLYVLVESH from the exons ATGTCGGCTTACAAAGATGAAGATCCTCGAATCCATGGCATCAAAACTAAGATTCGTGTCGTCCCAAATTTCCCTAAACCTG GTATTATGTTTCAAGACATAACAACTTTACTACTTGACCCAAAGGCCTTTAAGGACACAATCGATTTATTTGTTGAGAGATACAAAGGCAAAAACATATCTGTGGTTGCAG GAATAGAAGCTCGGGGTTTCATTTTTGGTCCCCCCATTGCATTGGCAATTGGAGCAAAGTTTGTTCCACTGAGGAAACCAAGGAAGTTGCCTG GTGATGTCATCTTTGAAGAATATACTTTGGAATATGGAAGGGATCGGCTTGAGATGCATGTTGGAGCGGTTAAACCTGGTGAACATGCTTTGGTAGTTGATGATCTAATTGCCACCGGTGGCACACTGCGTGCTGCAATGAATTTATTGG AACGCGTCGGAGCTGAAGTTGTGGAGTGTGCATGTGTTATTGAGTTACCAGATTTACAG GGTCGAGAGAGATTGCATGGGAAACCACTGTATGTGCTGGTGGAATCTCACTAA
- the LOC133778215 gene encoding uncharacterized protein LOC133778215 — MASSWVKSLQCKSKAFEDVYQPKPRNHLMPSTSCRHSVQNIKDVIDTTAKYKPRKSKTMSPPHKKPTSNPSRPAGTEPGDAPTVRTRMSSSTSTRQSTRTRHDQFLPALTELPEGHPSRNVVEIIFHTSWSHKSFTGRIEMIFKVQNGSKAVARFEEYRELVKCRAGSGSPAGETCKEENARCVADGNEVMGFHCLGPTSGGGAYDACSGAWAFPGGNKGSVICTYSGSGGAHESAGGGRGMRAMLVCRVIAGRVSKSLGIESLLNGRVGLDSVSGESGELLVFDSRAVLPCFLIIYKL, encoded by the coding sequence ATGGCGAGTAGTTGGGTCAAGTCTTTGCAATGCAAATCGAAAGCTTTCGAAGACGTTTACCAACCCAAACCCAGAAACCACCTCATGCCCAGTACGAGTTGCAGACATAGTGTTCAAAACATTAAAGATGTGATCGATACCACCGCCAAGTACAAACCCAGAAAGTCCAAAACGATGTCGCCGCCGCACAAAAAGCCCACTTCTAATCCTTCGAGACCGGCCGGAACCGAACCGGGCGATGCCCCCACAGTGAGAACAAGAATGAGCTCTTCGACTTCGACCCGACAGAGTACTCGTACCCGCCACGACCAGTTCCTCCCGGCGTTGACTGAGCTTCCGGAGGGTCACCCGTCTCGCAACGTGGTGGAGATCATATTCCACACCAGCTGGAGCCACAAGTCTTTCACGGGTCGGATCGAGATGATTTTCAAGGTTCAAAACGGGTCCAAGGCCGTGGCGAGGTTCGAGGAGTATCGAGAGCTCGTTAAGTGCCGGGCCGGGTCGGGTAGCCCGGCCGGCGAGACATGCAAGGAGGAGAATGCACGGTGCGTCGCGGACGGGAATGAGGTCATGGGGTTCCACTGTCTCGGACCCACGTCGGGTGGCGGGGCGTACGACGCGTGCAGCGGCGCGTGGGCTTTTCCGGGAGGTAATAAGGGGTCGGTGATATGCACGTATTCTGGCAGCGGTGGGGCCCATGAGAGCGCCGGCGGAGGAAGAGGAATGAGAGCCATGTTGGTCTGCCGAGTCATCGCGGGCCGAGTCTCAAAGTCACTCGGGATCGAATCGTTGTTGAATGGCCGAGTTGGGTTGGACTCAGTGAGTGGGGAAAGTGGCGAGTTGCTCGTGTTTGACTCACGTGCCGTTTTGCCTTGTTTTCTTATTATCTACAAATTGTAA